The Nitrospira sp. genome window below encodes:
- the nuoG gene encoding NADH-quinone oxidoreductase subunit NuoG yields MTETTPQMVHVTIDGMTVHVPKGTLVIEAARRVGVMIPHFCYHPKLKPDANCRMCLVEIEKMPKLQTACSTPADEGMNIRTATTVVDDAHKSVLEFILANHPLDCPVCDQGGKCDLQDFSHQYTASSRFVETKRIFQKEYFSPLIETQMNRCVQCLRCVRYCDEVMDVKALAPVGRGTMTEIKYFGAHPLNCEFCGGCVQICPVGAITSRLSMYEYRPWMLKRADTICGYCGDGCQITVQTKGQELIEVNSAHGAGRNNGDLCARGFFGFHAAGHPDRLTHPLIRRDGVLVRATWEEALEYVAARVGEIKAAHGGQSFGGLISGRCTNEELYLFQKFMRLAVGTNNIDSSARYGHINGLHAMQLVQGTHRWTVTFDDILDADVLILVGTNITETNPITGLKVKEAVKKRRATLVTIESLEPIVDTISNIANLSQHHFCLPPSEMQNAILGLVKGVVEQNLIQPELAQRHPAYVYAITSALQQTSWQDLQAATGIEPDSFMRAAKVAAGAGRVVILAGQLLLRSEHGYGGCVTLLDLLLLTGKLDQPGCGFAPLAEENNDQGAVEMGTVTEFLPGAGLLADSTDRERFAKQWKAELPTDRGASLIEMLKRANEGSLKAMFIVGENPVGSLPATIHAEQSLRNLDLLVCQELFLTETAALAHVVLPAASSMEKQGTFTNTEGHVQAVRPSIEPVGESRPDWEVFSALSILLNSPMEYAESKEILKEIRGLIPGYGSLGPTPSPQKVDRTAIDRYLAEGYQRDLVTRYRLVMPKSRPDGTLRLDLGQSLFHSGKLSTRSKGLLQVEGSGRLRISPADAARFALSDGDRVRLSSTSGEMTTEVKIMERIPQGTAWFPYHFGQAAVQLFECAINPTTQVPSFRTATVSIMKVA; encoded by the coding sequence ATGACCGAGACTACACCCCAGATGGTTCACGTCACGATCGACGGAATGACGGTCCACGTCCCGAAGGGGACGTTGGTGATCGAAGCAGCCCGTCGCGTCGGCGTCATGATTCCACATTTCTGCTACCATCCGAAGCTCAAACCGGACGCCAATTGCCGTATGTGCCTGGTTGAAATCGAAAAGATGCCCAAGCTTCAAACGGCCTGCAGCACACCGGCCGACGAAGGGATGAACATACGCACCGCTACCACCGTGGTCGACGACGCCCATAAATCGGTGCTCGAGTTTATCCTTGCCAATCATCCGCTGGACTGTCCGGTCTGCGATCAAGGGGGCAAGTGCGACCTTCAAGACTTTTCGCACCAGTACACGGCGTCCAGCCGGTTCGTTGAAACCAAGCGCATCTTCCAAAAGGAATATTTCAGTCCGCTGATCGAAACGCAGATGAATCGTTGCGTGCAGTGTCTGCGCTGTGTCCGATACTGCGACGAAGTGATGGACGTCAAGGCGCTGGCGCCGGTCGGTCGCGGCACGATGACGGAAATCAAGTACTTCGGCGCCCATCCTCTGAATTGCGAGTTCTGCGGCGGCTGTGTGCAAATCTGTCCGGTTGGAGCGATTACCAGCCGACTGTCCATGTATGAGTATCGGCCATGGATGCTGAAACGAGCCGACACTATCTGTGGTTACTGCGGAGATGGGTGCCAGATCACCGTGCAGACGAAGGGGCAGGAACTCATTGAAGTGAACTCCGCGCATGGAGCGGGCCGCAACAACGGCGACCTGTGCGCTCGGGGATTTTTTGGGTTCCATGCAGCCGGCCATCCGGATCGTCTGACGCATCCGCTCATTCGTCGCGATGGCGTGCTTGTGCGGGCGACGTGGGAAGAAGCGCTGGAGTACGTCGCCGCCCGCGTCGGCGAGATTAAAGCCGCTCACGGAGGACAGAGTTTCGGAGGATTGATCTCGGGCCGCTGCACCAACGAGGAACTGTACCTCTTTCAGAAATTTATGCGCCTGGCCGTCGGCACCAACAACATCGACAGCAGCGCGCGCTACGGTCATATCAACGGCCTGCATGCCATGCAACTCGTGCAGGGGACGCATCGGTGGACCGTGACCTTCGACGACATCCTGGATGCGGATGTCCTGATCCTCGTCGGCACGAATATCACCGAGACGAATCCCATCACGGGCCTCAAGGTCAAGGAGGCGGTGAAGAAGCGGCGGGCGACACTGGTGACGATCGAATCGCTGGAGCCGATCGTCGACACGATCAGCAACATCGCTAACCTCTCTCAGCATCACTTCTGTCTCCCACCCAGCGAGATGCAGAACGCCATCCTGGGTCTGGTGAAGGGCGTTGTAGAACAGAATTTGATACAGCCGGAGCTCGCGCAACGGCATCCGGCATATGTCTACGCCATTACGAGCGCGCTGCAACAGACCTCTTGGCAGGACCTACAGGCGGCGACCGGAATCGAGCCGGATTCTTTTATGAGGGCGGCCAAGGTGGCGGCAGGAGCAGGCCGGGTCGTCATCTTGGCCGGACAGCTCTTGCTGCGGAGCGAACATGGTTACGGCGGATGTGTGACCCTCCTCGATCTGCTGCTGCTGACAGGAAAGTTGGATCAGCCCGGCTGTGGTTTTGCGCCGCTTGCCGAAGAAAACAACGACCAGGGCGCCGTCGAAATGGGAACCGTCACTGAATTTCTTCCCGGTGCCGGCCTCCTCGCCGACAGCACGGATCGCGAGAGGTTCGCGAAGCAATGGAAAGCCGAACTTCCGACCGACAGAGGAGCGTCCCTCATCGAGATGTTGAAGCGAGCCAACGAGGGGTCCCTCAAGGCGATGTTCATCGTCGGAGAGAATCCTGTCGGGAGTCTCCCCGCGACGATACATGCCGAGCAATCATTGCGCAACCTCGATCTCTTGGTGTGCCAGGAGCTGTTTTTAACGGAGACGGCCGCCTTGGCCCACGTCGTGTTGCCGGCCGCCTCTTCGATGGAAAAACAGGGGACGTTTACCAATACCGAAGGACATGTTCAAGCCGTTCGTCCGTCGATCGAACCTGTCGGAGAAAGCCGCCCAGACTGGGAAGTCTTTTCCGCGCTTTCCATCCTCTTGAACTCACCCATGGAGTATGCCGAAAGCAAAGAGATCCTCAAGGAAATCCGAGGCCTTATTCCCGGCTACGGCTCACTGGGGCCCACACCGTCGCCTCAAAAGGTCGATCGTACCGCCATAGACCGTTATCTGGCCGAGGGGTATCAGCGTGATCTTGTGACGCGATACCGGCTCGTGATGCCAAAATCCAGGCCGGATGGAACCCTGCGGTTGGACCTAGGTCAAAGCCTGTTCCATTCCGGAAAGTTATCCACTCGCTCCAAAGGGCTGTTACAGGTGGAAGGGAGTGGCCGGCTCCGTATCAGTCCTGCTGACGCCGCACGCTTTGCATTGTCGGATGGAGATCGGGTCCGCCTCTCCAGCACGTCCGGGGAAATGACGACCGAGGTCAAGATTATGGAGCGGATCCCCCAAGGAACGGCATGGTTCCCCTATCACTTCGGCCAAGCTGCCGTCCAACTATTTGAATGCGCCATCAATCCGACCACCCAAGTGCCGTCGTTCCGGACAGCGACGGTGTCTATCATGAAGGTGGCGTGA
- the nuoF gene encoding NADH-quinone oxidoreductase subunit NuoF has product MMQPGYTGSLTDYEKTGGYQALRNTLGKIGPPDVTAKVRQSGLRGRGGAGFPTGVKWGFLPKDYQGPRYLCCNADESEPGTFKDRQLMERDPHQVLEGIVLACYAIGAETAYIYIRGEMVLGARILEQAIGEARAAGYIGRNILDTGINADVWVHRGAGAYICGEETALLESLEGKRGLPRIKPPFPATHGLYNKPTVVNNVETLANLPHIINRGPEWFAAIGSPPKSTGTRVFCVSGHVKRPGNYEVPMGVTVRELVYEHAGGMRSDKPIKAFIPGGASAPFLTPAHLDVKLDFEHVAAAGSMLGSGGVTVMEEGTSMVWAALRLMEFFYHESCGKCTPCREGSSWLVQTLRRILAKRGRMEDLETLSDLCKNIAGRTVCAFGDAEVAPIQSTLNHWRQEYVDLINEAETANLIRPEPVGLRR; this is encoded by the coding sequence CTCGGGAAAATCGGCCCGCCGGATGTGACGGCGAAGGTCCGCCAGTCCGGATTACGCGGCCGAGGCGGCGCAGGGTTTCCGACCGGTGTGAAATGGGGATTTCTGCCGAAGGATTATCAAGGACCCCGTTATCTGTGCTGCAATGCCGATGAGAGCGAGCCCGGCACGTTCAAAGATCGACAGTTGATGGAGCGAGACCCTCATCAAGTGTTGGAAGGCATCGTGTTGGCCTGCTACGCCATCGGTGCGGAAACCGCCTACATCTACATCCGCGGGGAAATGGTGCTGGGTGCGAGGATTTTGGAACAGGCCATCGGCGAAGCAAGAGCCGCCGGGTATATCGGGAGGAACATTCTCGACACCGGCATCAACGCAGACGTGTGGGTGCATCGGGGAGCGGGGGCCTATATCTGCGGCGAGGAAACAGCCCTCTTGGAATCGCTCGAAGGCAAACGGGGGCTCCCTCGCATCAAGCCTCCGTTTCCAGCCACGCATGGCCTCTACAACAAGCCGACCGTGGTCAATAACGTCGAGACGCTGGCGAACCTCCCCCATATCATCAACCGAGGCCCCGAATGGTTTGCCGCAATCGGCTCGCCGCCGAAGAGCACCGGCACCAGAGTCTTCTGCGTCAGCGGGCATGTGAAACGACCAGGTAATTATGAAGTTCCGATGGGGGTGACGGTCCGCGAGTTGGTCTACGAACATGCCGGCGGCATGCGTTCGGATAAGCCGATCAAAGCATTCATTCCCGGTGGAGCGTCTGCGCCGTTTCTGACTCCGGCCCATCTGGACGTCAAGTTGGATTTTGAACACGTTGCGGCGGCGGGATCGATGCTGGGGTCCGGCGGCGTGACGGTCATGGAGGAAGGCACCAGCATGGTCTGGGCCGCCCTTCGGCTGATGGAATTTTTCTACCATGAGTCCTGTGGGAAATGTACCCCCTGTCGAGAGGGCAGTTCTTGGCTCGTACAGACTCTGCGCAGAATCTTAGCGAAGCGTGGCCGGATGGAGGATCTTGAAACCTTGTCGGATCTATGCAAAAACATCGCAGGCCGAACGGTCTGTGCCTTCGGTGACGCGGAAGTCGCTCCGATTCAAAGTACGCTGAATCATTGGCGGCAGGAGTATGTCGACCTCATCAACGAAGCGGAGACGGCGAATTTGATCCGACCCGAGCCGGTGGGACTAAGACGTTAA